In Toxoplasma gondii ME49 chromosome VIII, whole genome shotgun sequence, a single genomic region encodes these proteins:
- a CDS encoding hypothetical protein (encoded by transcript TGME49_231990~Signal peptide predicted by SignalP 2.0 HMM (probability 0.785) with cleavage site probability 0.280 at residue 21~Predicted trans-membrane domain (TMHMM2.0):4-27): protein MLFRGTVVIFCFALASALVASVVLLLRDKNREVVLKRKPLHRQDDENVPISLNFDKNYPFMFDKRGKLQKRPVLKVVDPAAGEPVEEAERPQNAPVEVETVTVGEKVM from the coding sequence ATGCTCTTCCGCGGAACGGTGGTTATCTTCTGTTTTGCTCTGGCCTCAGCCTTGGTGGCTAGTGTTGTGCTTTTGCTCCGTGACAAAAATAGAGAAGTCGTTTTGAAGCGGAAACCTTTGCACCGCCAGGACGATGAGAATGTCCCCATCTCTCTGAACTTTGACAAGAATTACCCGTTCATGTTCGACAAGAGAGGGAAACTGCAAAAACGACCGGTCCTGAAAGTTGTAGACCCCGCGGCAGGGGAACCagtcgaagaagcagaacgccCCCAAAATGCACCAGTGGAAGTGGAAACCGTTACGGTCGGCGAAAAGGTGATGTAG
- a CDS encoding hypothetical protein (encoded by transcript TGME49_231992), whose amino-acid sequence MCTRTSRFHLAQEMPPFHQDSSCSFDVVFFQLRLICLCASGTCEFAKGRQRKRCQAEKESTTRRLQTDTIVYLVPLRQEHQSSIVCFVPRFPVRWLQVLSAAPLRTEYRFYVSCVFS is encoded by the exons ATGTGTACCAGAACTTCCCGTTTCCATCTCGCTCAGGAAATGCCGCCCTTTCATCAGGATTCTTCTTGCTCATTCGACGTTGTATTCTTCCAGCTGCGCCtcatctgtctctgcgcctcaGGAA CTTGTGAGTTCGCAAAGGGACgccagagaaaaagatgtCAAGCGGAAAAGGAGTCTACAACAAGGCGACTTCAAACGGATACAATCGTGTACTTGGTCCCTCTTCGTCAGGAGCACCAATCATCAatcgtctgcttcgtcccACGGTTCCCGGTTAGGTGGCTTCAGGTTTTGTCGGCTGCGCCGCTGAGAACGGAATATCGGTTTTATGTGTCTTGTGTCTTTTCGTGA
- a CDS encoding hypothetical protein (encoded by transcript TGME49_231991~Predicted trans-membrane domain (TMHMM2.0):121-144) yields the protein MRANSNFVICNDGPSSAAARKDSQPIGKNLINARRGKPKDTVEGRTQQRFRETAFSPSSDALRFASATRNSRTWKGLWQVTLQEMHCLGQPVSIDRPPFVSFHFTHSQSIVSPMRRCREKKIGCIRLAWIHLGCLLAICSPIFVSGTLGRPM from the exons ATGAGAGCAAACTCAAATTTTGTGATCTGCAACGATGGAccgtcttctgctgcagcGCGTAAGGACTCACAGCCTATAGGAAAGAATCTGATTAatgcaagaagaggaaaaccgAAAGACACGGTTGAGGGCAGGACGCAGCAAAGGTTTCGAGAGACAGCGTTTTCCCCCAGTTCAGACGCGCTGCGTTTCGCATCTGCCACTCGCAACTCGCGCACTTGGAAGGGGCTGTGGCAGGTTACGCTCCAAGAAATGCATTGTTTAGGTCAACCTGTCTCCATCGATCGTCCtccgtttgtctcctttcaTTTCACACATTCACAGTCT ATCGTAAGTCCCATGCGGAGGTGTCGCGAAAAGAAAATCGGCTGCATTCGCCTGGCCTGGATTCATCTTGGGTGCCTGCTTGCTATCTGTAGTCCCATCTTCGTCTCAGGAACCTTGGGCCGGCCAATGTAG